In Mauremys reevesii isolate NIE-2019 linkage group 8, ASM1616193v1, whole genome shotgun sequence, a single genomic region encodes these proteins:
- the ATPAF1 gene encoding ATP synthase mitochondrial F1 complex assembly factor 1 isoform X2 yields MEKRSEVKKQPVGHSKQMEFIKYMEEKAEALGTKASKEGFTKDKTLDSILNVEMVKEKTPEEIKQIWKQYFSAKDTVYAVIPAETFDLIWKRSQNCPSFLCALPRKEGYEFFVGLWSGTELHFTALINIQTRGETAASQLILYHYRELQKEKGIVLMTAEMDSSFLNVPAAQCLANQVQLFYATDHPETYGLVETFNHRPNEFKYMAVIAELEQSGLGRELRPRWDSDKA; encoded by the exons ATGGAGAAACGAAGTGAAGTGAAAAAGCAGCCAGTGGGACATTCCAAGCAAATGGAATTTATcaaatatatggaagaaaag gcAGAAGCCTTGGGCACAAAGGCATCAAAGGAAGGATTCACAAAAGACAAG ACACTTGATTCAATACTGAATGTTGAAATGGTGAAAGAGAAAACTCCGGAGGAAATAAAACAG ATCTGGAAGCAGTATTTTTCTGCAAAAGATACAGTTTATGCAGTTATTCCT GCAGAGACGTTCGATTTAATATGGAAGCGGTCCCAGAATTGTCCATCA TTCCTGTGTGCTTTGCCAAGGAAAGAAGGCTATGAGTTTTTTGTGGGGCTGTGGTCAGGGACAGAGCTGCACTTCACCGCGCTTATAAACATTCAG ACCCGAGGTGAAACTGCCGCTAGCCAGTTGATCTTGTACCATTATCGTGAActccagaaggaaaagggaatagTGCTAATGACAGCCGAAATGGACTCCAGTTTCCTG AATGTCCCTGCAGCTCAGTGCCTAGCCAATCAGGTGCAGCTTTTCTATGCGACGGATCATCCAGAGACCTATGGATTAGTGGAGACCTTCAACCACAGACCTAATGAGTTTAAGTACATGGCAGTTATAGCAGAGCTTGAGCAGAGTGGACTTGGAAGAGAACTGAGACCTAGATGGGACTCTGACAAAGCCTAG